The genome window AGAATGTAAAAAGGACTGAATGAAACTGGAAAAAGCAGGGCCGGTATATTGACCGGCCCTGCTTTTTTCTGTGGTTAACTGTTATTAGGCTGTCTTTAATATGTCCGTCAATGTTCTGCACATTATAACTTGAGAGAGCCGATTGTATTGCTCGGCATAAAAATGCTGGACTCCTGCAAAAAAATGGGGGGATTTGATTGTTCAGTCCTGTTTTATTAAGATTCAACCAATATTAAAAGGAGGGACAGCCAGTCCCTCCTTCGTTTCAGCTTTGCAGCTGCTGGATGCAAGGTGCGTTTGAAAGTGTGTCGATAAATGATTGTTCTTCAATCTTCCGGGCAGTTTCCAGTGCCTCATCAAGGGAATTCACAGGAACTGTCTCATAGTGTGATGCAGCGTAATCCCATGTGGCCCCATTGTCCGCCGCAGGATAGACAACCACTCTCCACTTGATTTTTTCACCCGGGATATCGATGCCCTCTACCGCTATATACCAGTGTGTGCTGACAGATTCCCCGAATTTCCTGATGAATGCTTCATGATCATGCACGCCCATTGGAACAACCGCTTTTCCATAGAACTCTTTGAAGTTAGGAAATTGTGTCATTGTAAATCCTCCCAGTTCTAAATCGTTTTTAGCAGACACGGGTAACAGCCAAGGAATGACGGCGTGGATCAAGCAAACCGGAAAACGATGCCATGTCCGCCTTTCGGATACTCCCACTTAATATTGTCATGCGGGCATGCAATTCGGCAGCTTCCGCACTCATGACAGCCTTCATAGCCAACCTGCATGCGGTCCCCTTCCCACTTGTACACTTCACCCGGGCAAAAACTTAAGCAAGCCTTATCTTCACAGTCACGGCAGACTTCATGATCAAGGATATGAAGGTGGGACTCTTTATCGGCTCGGAAACGGACAAGATACTGTTTCTCTTCAATGGATTGAACTTTTTTCTGTTCACTCATTTTAACACCCTCCAGGCACGATAAAAGTCCTGCAGCACTTTGATTTTGCCTTTTTCTGCAAAGAAGCCTTTCATGACTTCGCCTTGCTTTTCGCGCTTCGTTTTACCGTCAATGGTGAAAAATTCATGTGCTGCTTTATTGATCATCGGGATATAGTCCTTGATGTATGGATGGGTTTCGAATGTATGGGTAACATCCTTATACTTTTTCAAGTCGTCTCCGATGAAGCTTGTGTAAATTCTGTCGCTGTATACACCGAGCGTGCTTTCGCTGAAGTCGCCCTTTTCTTTGGCGTGAATGGCAGTTTCTGCAGCCATAAGTCCTGATGCCATGGCCATGTTGGATCCTTCTCGGTGTATTCCGTTAACAAGGTGGGCAGCATCACCGACAACAAGGACACCGTTACCTGCCAGTTTCGGCATTGCCTTATACCCGCCTTCCGGAATCAGGTGGGCAAGGTACTCAGCCGGTTCCGCTCCCTCAATCAAGTTTTTCACCATCGGATGGCTCTTTACGTAGTCAAGGAGCTGATAAGGACGCAACTTTTGCTTCGTCATGCTCGACAGTGTAGTACCAACTCCGATTGAGATGCTTTCTTTATTTGTGTAAATGAAGGAAGTTCCGAGATTGCCGTGTGTCGCATCGCCAAACAGTTCAATTGTACAGCCCTGGTCCCCTTCAAGGTTAAAACGTTCATTGATTTTTTCTTTTGGCAGATTAAGCACTTCCATCGCTGCAAGCGCCACCTGGTCTGACCGCAGTTCATTATGGAAGCCAAGCTGCTTGGCCAGCAGGGAATTGACACCATCTGCCAGAATGACGATATCAGCATGCACATCGCCATCAGGCCTGTCTGTTCTGACACCGATGACTTTTCCGTTTTCAACAAGCACTTCTTTTACGACCGTTTCATTGATAAGGACTGCGCCCTTCTCTACAGCCTTCTTTGCAAACCACTGGTCGAACTGGGCACGGAAGATTGTGAAGTTGTTGTACGGTTCCTGACCCCACTCTTCTTCTTTGTAGCCCATTGTTACGACAGAGCCTTTATCGAGAAGCCATGCCCGCTGTTCAACAATCGGTCTTTCAAGCGGAGCTTCTTTCCAAAATTCAGGAATAATATCTTCCATTTGTTTGCGGTACAGGACACCGCCCATGACATTTTTCGCGCCAGGATATTCACCGCGTTCGATTAAGAGCACTTTAAGGCCCGCTTCAGCTGCTTTATAGGCGGCTGAAGATCCCGCCGGTCCGGCACCAACAATGATGACGTCAAATTTTTCAGGCATGCTGGACACTCCTTTCTTCCTTGAGGGCGGCCCGGAAACCTTCGATTAGTTTCGGCATGATTTCAAGGGCGTCACCGACAATTCCATATGTTGCCACGTCAAAAATCGGTGCCTCAGGGTCTTTATTGATAGCGATGATATATTCCGAGTTTTTCATACCGACAACGTGCTGGATTGCACCTGAAATCCCAATCGCGAAATACAGTTTCGGTGTTACGGTTTCACCTGTCTGTCCAATTTGGTAATCGTGTGTCAGTAATCCTGCCTCAACGACATCACGGGTGCCTCCGACAGTCGCTCCGATTACATCGGCGAATTCATGGATAAGCTGGAAGCTTTTTTCGTCGCCCAGGCCTTTGCCGCCAGCCACGATAATATCCGCTTCATCAAGGTTCACCTTCTTGGCTGTGTTTTTGATGATTTCCAGCACCTTTATCCTGATATCTTCTTCTTTCAAGTCGATTGTTTCCTCAATCAGCCTGCCTTCCCGGCCCGGTTCCGGCTGGAGCGCTTTCATGACCTTCGCGCGCACCGTTGCCATCTGAGGACGGTTCTTTTTGCAGAGGATGGTCGCCATAATATTGCCGCCAAAGGCAGGTCGGCTCGCTTCAAGCAGCCGTTTATCCATGTCGATATCAAGCATTGTTGTATCAGCTGTCAATCCTGTAGCGAGGTCCGTTGCGACAGCACTTGCAAGGTCCTTCCCGTTAGGTGTCGCCCCATACAAAAAGATTTCCGGCTTATATTTCTGTGCCATATTTACAACAGCCTGCATGTAAGGCTCTGTCCGGTAATGCTTCAAAATTGGATCATCAATCAAATAAACTTCATCAGCACCATACTCGTAAAGTGTCGGCACCAGGTGCGTGACGCCGTCACCAAGGAAAACGCCCGCCAGCGGCACATCAAGTTTATCAGCAAGGTCACGGCCTGCACCGAGAAGTTCAAGGGAAACCCCTTCAATCACACCTTCGTTTTGTTCGATGAAAACCCAGACGCCTTTATAGTCTTCAATCATTGTGCTGCCCCCCTTTTGAACAACTCACCTTTTTCCTCCAGCAAGAGAGCGATCAAATTGTCTGCCTGCTCTGCCGGTGTCCCTTCGATCCGTTTTCCGCCTTCAGGTTTCGGCGGCGAGAACATTTTACCTACAATTGTCGGGGAACCTTTCAGCCCCAGTTGAGTCCGATCGACATCATCAAGGTCATTCACCGACCAGACAACCGGTGTATACCTTGCCGCTTTCAGCATATTTGGAAATGGAGAGTAACTGATTTCATTGATTTCTTTTTCAATCGTCAAAAGTGCCGGCAATTTTACTTCAACACGCTCATAGCCGCCATCAGCCTGCTTCCTGCGAAGCACCATATTCTTCGCTTTCGAATCAGCCTCTTCAATGTTTATGATATTGGTGACAGGCGGGATATCCAGCCTTCTTGCAATACCCGGCCCAACCTGTCCTGTATCACCGTCTATCGCGTGTTTTCCAGTGAGCACGAGGTCGACAGGTTCGGTTTTCCCTATCTTTTCAATTGCCTTGTACAGCGCATAACTTGTGGCAAGAGTATCAGCTCCCGCAAACGCCCTGTCGGAAATCAAATACCCATCATCAGCACCAATTTCGACACTTTTCTTAATGACAGCATCTGCCTGCGGCGGTCCCATTGACACAACAGTCACTTTTCCGCCGTGTTTTTCCTTTAAGCGTACAGCCTCCTCAACAGCATGGGCATCATACGGATTTAAAATGGATGGTGCGCTTTTTCTGTCCAGGGTATTGGTTTTGGGGTTGATTTTGATGATCTTTGTGTCCGGGACTTGCTTTACGCAAACAACAATATGCATAAATGTTCCACTCCTTCCTGATGGCTATCTGGATTTCGGCAGTTTATTTTTTGGCAGCGTTTTCAATAGAAGTTTTATAAAATTTCTGTCGGATGACAGCTGCCGAATATTTCTACCTATTCACATTGTATAATCAGAAAACCATCCAGCCTGTGTTCTTTCGTGACAATTTGGCAAACATTTCACAATCAGAAAAAAACCCAACCCGGTATAGGGCTGGGCATAAAGGTGTGATTCACACTGCCGGCTGTTCAATTCGCCTGCAGGGTATACTTATTGTCTATTCATACGATGAAATTGTGGATAATCCAATGTGTAAAACGGATGAAGTTGGTGACAGTTCAGAAAGGGGGGCTATATCTGTTCTTCCGCTATCCATTCGTGGCGCGTTTTAAGAAGGTGAGTCATACATGAATGTTTTCCTTTTTGTCTATTCACATATGCATGAAGTCGTTCCTGGACCCATGGGACACCAAGCCAATCATTTTCGACAATAGCCCGTTCGATTTGAATGAGCAATTCTTTGTAAAACTTAATTTCCTCCTCTGTGTCCCCGCACTTGCATTTGAATTGAGAAAGATGGTCTTCCATTAATTCGACGCTCTTTTTCAATTCCTCTTTGATTTGCGGAAGCAGTTCCGCATTCCAATAGTGATGGTACAGCAGGGACATCGCATTCATGCCGTGATGATGGGCTTTCATCCCTTTGTTCAACAATATCCATCTCCTTTCTTCAATCTTTGATAGAATAAATATATAATATTCTGAATATTTAGTCAACCCTTAACTTAAAAAAACTCCCCCGATTGGCGATCCTGTATGCGAAGTTAGATGCGCAATAGCCTTGATCTTTATCAAAAACCGGCTTCCTTGTTATATTCCCTATCTGGTAAAAAATCCGGTCTGGATACACAATCTTCCAAACCGGATTTCTATCCATTCAGCCCAATGCGACATCGAGAATCATCATCACAGTGAAACCGATCATCACCATCATGGCAGCAAAGTCTTTATTGCCGTTTTCCTGGGAACCGGGAATCACTTCCTCGGCTACTACGAAAATCATAGCACCAGCAGCAAAGCTCAATGCATACGGTAAAAGCGGCTCTACAAATGACACCGCAATGACGCCAATCACCGCCGCAATAGGTTCAACAATTGCTGAAAACTGGCCGAACATAAATGATTTTGTACGGCTTAGACCTTCACGCCTAAGCGGCATTGCAACTGCTGTTCCTTCCGGAAAATTTTGGATGCCGATACCGAGTGCCAGTGCTGCTGCACCGGCAACTGATGCACTTGGATCACCCATTGCCGCAGCACCGAATGCGACTCCGACTGCAAGGCCCTCGGGAATGTTATGAAGTGTAACGGCCAGAAACAGAAGGGTGCTGCGCCGTTTCTTGTCCGGATTGATTCCTTCCGGGATGCCCATTAGATTATATGGGTGCAGGTGGGGCATAAATTTGTTTGTAAGGGCCAGAAAGCCTCCTCCTGCCAAAAAACCCACCGCAGCCGGAATCCAGGCGGGAACCCCGCTTTTTTCTGCCATCTCGATTCCTGGTGCAAGAAGTGACCAGAAGCTGGCCGCTATCATGACCCCTGCTGCGAAACCGAGCATGCCATCCAAAAACTTCTGGTTCATTTCTTTTTTGACAAAAACCAGGGCTGCACCGAGAGCAGTAAGCCCCCAGGAAAATAAAGTCCCAAGCAGTGCCTGGTAAATAGGTGCCAGCCCTTCTAACCAACTGATCATGCCTGTGCCTCCTATTCTATCTCTTTTAAGGTCACCATTCTGACCATAGACGAATGTTTAAATAATTCGGAAAATATTTATTAATTATGAAAAAACTAATTTTTTCCGCTCCTTTTTTTGCTATTCTGATTACAAGACATGTAAACCGGAGGGCGCTATGAAGAAAAAAGAGATTTTTTCCTGGACAATGTACGATTGGGCGAATTCAGCTTTTGCCACCACGATCATGGCAGCGGTGTTGCCGATATTTTATTATGATGTAGCCGCGAAAAACCTGGAAAGAACAACCGCAACTTCTTACTACGGATACTCACAGTCTATCGCGATGATACTCGTCGCGTTTTTGGCACCCATTCTCGGGGCACTGGCAGACTACTCCAGCTCCAAGAAAAAGTTCCTCCGCTTCTTTGCATATATGGGCATACTTGCCTCCATTCTGCTCGCCTTCACAGGGGAAGGCGACTATATCCTTGTCTCGGTTCTCCTCATAATCGGAACAATCGGCTATAGCGGCGGAAACGTTTTTTATGACGCGTTTTTACCTGAAGTTGCCCCGCGGGAAGATATCGACAAAGTCTCAGCACGCGGGTATGCATTCGGATATATTGGCGGCGGACTCTTGCTGCTCGTTAACCTCGCGATGATATTGAAACCTGAAATGTTCGGCATTCCGAATACACTCATCGCCACCCAAATTTCGTTTGCATCGGTCGGTGTATGGTGGTTTATTTTCTCCCTGCCTTTCTTCAGGAATGTCGAAGAGAAGGTGATTGTCAAACGAAAGATGACAGGCTCCCCTGTTACGATTGCGTTTAAAAGGCTGAAAGAAACGTTTACGGAAATCAATCAATATAAAAACCTGCTCATCTTTCTTGTTGCCTTCTGGCTCTATAACGACGGAATCTCCACCATTATTAAAATGGCAACGATATACGGCAGGGATATCGGAATCGGATCGAATGATTTGATCGCGGCCCTATTGATCACCCAATTCGTCGGTATTCCGTTTGCGTTTTTATTCGGCTGGCTGGCAACAAAAATAAGCCCGAAACGCTCCCTATACATTGCCCTTTTCATATACGTGATAATCATCATTTTCGGTTACTTCATGCAAACCGCCCTGCATTTCTACATGCTTGCCGTGACTGTCGGTTTTGTTCAGGGCGGATCCCAGGCACTGAGCCGATCGATATTCGGCAGTATGGTTCCCGAAAACCGGCAC of Bacillus marinisedimentorum contains these proteins:
- a CDS encoding MFS transporter — its product is MKKKEIFSWTMYDWANSAFATTIMAAVLPIFYYDVAAKNLERTTATSYYGYSQSIAMILVAFLAPILGALADYSSSKKKFLRFFAYMGILASILLAFTGEGDYILVSVLLIIGTIGYSGGNVFYDAFLPEVAPREDIDKVSARGYAFGYIGGGLLLLVNLAMILKPEMFGIPNTLIATQISFASVGVWWFIFSLPFFRNVEEKVIVKRKMTGSPVTIAFKRLKETFTEINQYKNLLIFLVAFWLYNDGISTIIKMATIYGRDIGIGSNDLIAALLITQFVGIPFAFLFGWLATKISPKRSLYIALFIYVIIIIFGYFMQTALHFYMLAVTVGFVQGGSQALSRSIFGSMVPENRHAEFFGFYGISAKFSAIFGPFVFALVGQLTGSSRLGIVSLLIFFVAGIFLLTKVDIEKGKLEASEAGLPPV
- a CDS encoding electron transfer flavoprotein subunit beta/FixA family protein gives rise to the protein MHIVVCVKQVPDTKIIKINPKTNTLDRKSAPSILNPYDAHAVEEAVRLKEKHGGKVTVVSMGPPQADAVIKKSVEIGADDGYLISDRAFAGADTLATSYALYKAIEKIGKTEPVDLVLTGKHAIDGDTGQVGPGIARRLDIPPVTNIINIEEADSKAKNMVLRRKQADGGYERVEVKLPALLTIEKEINEISYSPFPNMLKAARYTPVVWSVNDLDDVDRTQLGLKGSPTIVGKMFSPPKPEGGKRIEGTPAEQADNLIALLLEEKGELFKRGAAQ
- a CDS encoding FAD-dependent oxidoreductase, encoding MPEKFDVIIVGAGPAGSSAAYKAAEAGLKVLLIERGEYPGAKNVMGGVLYRKQMEDIIPEFWKEAPLERPIVEQRAWLLDKGSVVTMGYKEEEWGQEPYNNFTIFRAQFDQWFAKKAVEKGAVLINETVVKEVLVENGKVIGVRTDRPDGDVHADIVILADGVNSLLAKQLGFHNELRSDQVALAAMEVLNLPKEKINERFNLEGDQGCTIELFGDATHGNLGTSFIYTNKESISIGVGTTLSSMTKQKLRPYQLLDYVKSHPMVKNLIEGAEPAEYLAHLIPEGGYKAMPKLAGNGVLVVGDAAHLVNGIHREGSNMAMASGLMAAETAIHAKEKGDFSESTLGVYSDRIYTSFIGDDLKKYKDVTHTFETHPYIKDYIPMINKAAHEFFTIDGKTKREKQGEVMKGFFAEKGKIKVLQDFYRAWRVLK
- a CDS encoding ferredoxin family protein codes for the protein MSEQKKVQSIEEKQYLVRFRADKESHLHILDHEVCRDCEDKACLSFCPGEVYKWEGDRMQVGYEGCHECGSCRIACPHDNIKWEYPKGGHGIVFRFA
- a CDS encoding ZIP family metal transporter — translated: MISWLEGLAPIYQALLGTLFSWGLTALGAALVFVKKEMNQKFLDGMLGFAAGVMIAASFWSLLAPGIEMAEKSGVPAWIPAAVGFLAGGGFLALTNKFMPHLHPYNLMGIPEGINPDKKRRSTLLFLAVTLHNIPEGLAVGVAFGAAAMGDPSASVAGAAALALGIGIQNFPEGTAVAMPLRREGLSRTKSFMFGQFSAIVEPIAAVIGVIAVSFVEPLLPYALSFAAGAMIFVVAEEVIPGSQENGNKDFAAMMVMIGFTVMMILDVALG
- a CDS encoding electron transfer flavoprotein subunit alpha/FixB family protein, whose product is MIEDYKGVWVFIEQNEGVIEGVSLELLGAGRDLADKLDVPLAGVFLGDGVTHLVPTLYEYGADEVYLIDDPILKHYRTEPYMQAVVNMAQKYKPEIFLYGATPNGKDLASAVATDLATGLTADTTMLDIDMDKRLLEASRPAFGGNIMATILCKKNRPQMATVRAKVMKALQPEPGREGRLIEETIDLKEEDIRIKVLEIIKNTAKKVNLDEADIIVAGGKGLGDEKSFQLIHEFADVIGATVGGTRDVVEAGLLTHDYQIGQTGETVTPKLYFAIGISGAIQHVVGMKNSEYIIAINKDPEAPIFDVATYGIVGDALEIMPKLIEGFRAALKEERSVQHA